One window of the Mycobacterium haemophilum DSM 44634 genome contains the following:
- the coaD gene encoding pantetheine-phosphate adenylyltransferase yields the protein MSGAVCPGSFDPVTLGHIDVFERAAAQFDEVVVAILLNPVKKGMFDLDERIAMITESTTHLPNVRVEAGAGLVVDFVRSRGMTAIVKGLRTGTDFEYELQMAQMNKHIAGVDTFFVATAPRYSFVSSSLAKEVAMLGGDVSELLPEPVNRRFREKMSGSS from the coding sequence ATGAGCGGTGCGGTATGTCCGGGGTCATTCGACCCGGTGACGTTGGGCCACATCGACGTCTTTGAACGCGCCGCGGCTCAGTTCGACGAGGTGGTGGTCGCGATCCTGCTCAACCCCGTCAAAAAGGGCATGTTCGACCTCGACGAGCGGATCGCGATGATCACCGAGTCGACGACACACCTACCCAACGTGCGCGTGGAGGCCGGAGCGGGGCTGGTGGTCGACTTCGTCAGGTCCCGCGGGATGACGGCCATCGTGAAGGGCCTGCGCACCGGCACGGATTTCGAATACGAGCTGCAGATGGCGCAGATGAACAAGCACATCGCCGGCGTCGACACCTTCTTCGTCGCGACGGCGCCGCGGTATTCGTTCGTGTCGTCGTCGTTGGCCAAAGAGGTTGCGATGCTAGGCGGCGATGTGTCGGAGCTATTGCCGGAACCGGTCAACCGCCGATTCCGGGAAAAGATGTCCGGCAGTAGTTAA
- a CDS encoding HNH endonuclease signature motif containing protein has protein sequence MLSSGRGEIQEVFDTLDATMSRLTGLSFDALTTPERLALLQRCETARRQLPAVEHGLINQIAEQSDSEQLGGTLPAALADRLHITRGEASRRVAEAADLGPRRALTGQPLPPLLTATATAQRDGRIGRTHVQVIRDFFHRLPSAVDIETREQAEAHLAALATQFRPDQLAKLAERLTDCLNPDGSYTDEDRARRRGLTLGNQDTDGMSRLSGWLTPEARVTVEAVLAKLAAPGMANPNDQAPVVDGAPAPETIQRDTRSPSQRNHDALNAALRALLASGKLGQHNGLPATIIVSTTLKELESAAGKALTGGGTILPMSDVIRLARHAHHYLAIFDKGKALALYHTKRLASPAQRIVLYSKERGCSAPGCTVPGYYCEVHHVIPYAQCRTTDVNQLTFGCGGHHPLAEKGWTTRKRKDGATEWIPPPHLDHGQPRTNTFHHPEKLLRAGDDDDDDP, from the coding sequence ATGCTTTCGAGTGGCCGTGGGGAGATCCAGGAGGTCTTCGATACGCTCGATGCCACGATGTCGCGGCTGACGGGGCTCTCGTTCGACGCGTTGACCACTCCGGAACGACTGGCCCTATTGCAACGCTGCGAGACGGCGCGCCGCCAGCTGCCTGCCGTCGAGCACGGGTTGATCAATCAGATCGCCGAGCAGTCCGACTCCGAACAGCTCGGCGGCACACTGCCCGCGGCGTTGGCCGACCGGCTGCACATTACCCGCGGCGAAGCGAGCCGACGGGTGGCCGAGGCCGCCGACCTAGGCCCCCGGCGCGCGCTGACCGGTCAACCGTTGCCGCCGCTGCTGACCGCCACCGCGACGGCCCAACGCGACGGGCGGATCGGACGCACCCATGTACAGGTGATCCGCGACTTTTTTCACCGGCTGCCCAGTGCCGTGGATATCGAGACCCGCGAACAGGCCGAGGCGCATTTGGCCGCGTTGGCCACCCAGTTCCGCCCCGACCAGCTGGCCAAGTTGGCCGAACGGCTCACTGACTGCCTGAACCCAGATGGCAGCTACACCGATGAGGATCGGGCCCGCCGGCGCGGCCTGACCCTGGGTAACCAAGACACCGACGGGATGTCTCGCCTCAGCGGTTGGCTGACCCCCGAGGCACGCGTCACCGTGGAAGCGGTGCTAGCCAAGCTGGCCGCCCCCGGCATGGCCAACCCCAATGACCAGGCGCCCGTGGTCGACGGCGCGCCCGCACCGGAAACGATTCAGCGCGATACCCGCTCGCCGAGCCAGCGCAACCACGACGCCCTCAACGCAGCACTGAGGGCGCTGCTGGCATCGGGAAAACTAGGGCAGCACAATGGGTTACCGGCCACCATCATCGTGTCCACCACGCTCAAAGAGTTGGAATCAGCGGCCGGCAAGGCACTTACTGGCGGCGGCACCATCTTGCCGATGAGTGATGTGATCCGCCTGGCTCGCCATGCCCACCATTATCTCGCGATTTTCGACAAGGGCAAAGCGCTGGCGCTCTACCACACCAAGCGACTTGCCTCCCCAGCGCAGCGAATCGTGTTGTACTCCAAAGAACGTGGCTGCAGCGCGCCGGGATGCACCGTGCCCGGCTACTACTGCGAGGTGCATCACGTCATCCCCTACGCTCAATGCCGCACCACCGATGTCAACCAGCTCACCTTCGGCTGCGGTGGCCATCACCCGCTGGCCGAGAAGGGTTGGACCACCCGTAAACGCAAAGACGGCGCCACCGAGTGGATCCCGCCACCGCATCTCGACCACGGCCAGCCACGCACCAACACCTTTCACCATCCCGAAAAGCTGCTTCGCGCCGGGGACGATGACGACGACGACCCGTAG
- the rsmD gene encoding 16S rRNA (guanine(966)-N(2))-methyltransferase RsmD has protein sequence MTRIIGGVARGRRIVVPRRGTRPTTDRVRESLFNIVAARRELTGLAVLDLYAGSGALGLEALSRGAASALFVESDQRTVAVIERNVAALGLAGARVRRGPVATVLAAGTASPVDLVLADPPYEIDTAEVEAVLAALITHGWARQGTVAVVERGAARASLTWPAGWSPWQSRGYGDTRLELAELA, from the coding sequence CTGACCAGGATCATCGGCGGCGTAGCGCGGGGAAGGCGCATCGTTGTTCCGCGACGGGGGACCAGGCCGACCACCGACCGGGTGCGCGAGTCGCTTTTCAACATCGTGGCCGCACGGCGGGAGCTGACCGGTCTGGCGGTGCTAGACCTCTACGCCGGTTCGGGTGCGCTCGGTCTGGAGGCGTTGTCGCGCGGAGCCGCGTCGGCGCTGTTTGTGGAATCCGACCAGCGCACCGTTGCCGTCATCGAGCGCAACGTGGCGGCCTTAGGTCTAGCCGGCGCTAGGGTGCGGCGCGGTCCGGTGGCAACCGTCCTGGCCGCCGGGACCGCGTCACCGGTGGATCTGGTGTTGGCCGACCCGCCCTACGAGATCGACACCGCCGAGGTCGAAGCGGTGTTGGCTGCGTTGATCACCCACGGCTGGGCGCGGCAGGGAACCGTCGCGGTGGTAGAACGTGGCGCCGCGAGAGCGTCGTTGACCTGGCCGGCCGGATGGAGTCCGTGGCAGTCGCGCGGGTACGGCGACACCCGTCTCGAGCTTGCCGAACTGGCCTGA
- a CDS encoding pyruvate carboxylase, with the protein MISKVLVANRGEIAIRAFRAAYELGVGTVAVYPYEDRNSQHRLKADESYQIGDIGHPVRAYLSVDEIVDTARRAGADAVYPGYGFLSENPQLAAACAAAGITFVGPTAEVLKLTGNKSRAIAAARDAGLPVLMSSAPSASVDELVSALKSGETGIRFPLFVKAVAGGGGRGMRRVNNASALPEAIEAASREAESAFGDPTVYLEQAMLQPRHIEVQILADTVGNVVHLYERDCSVQRRHQKVIELAPAPGLPAELRKKMCADAVAFARHIGYSCAGTVEFLLGESGQYVFIEMNPRIQVEHTVTEEITDVDLVSSQLRIAAGASLDELGLRQPDIRPHGAALQCRITTEDPANGFRPDTGRISAYRSPGGAGIRLDGSTNLGAEISAHFDSMLVKLTCRGRDFPTAVGRARRAIAEFRIRGVSTNIPFLQAVLDDPDFRAGRLTTSFIDERPQLLTARASADRGTKILNYLADVTVNQPHGSRPSTVYPHDKLPDIDLHAAPPDGSKQRLVELGPQRFARWLRESAAVGVTDTTFRDAHQSLLATRVRTSGLARVAPYLARTMPQLLSVECWGGATYDVALRFLKEDPWERLATLRAALPNICLQMLLRGRNTVGYTPYPEVVTSAFVAEATATGVDIFRIFDALNNVESMRPAIDAVHETGCAVAEVAMCYTGDLADPGERLYTLDYYLNLAEQIVDAGAHVLAIKDMAGLLRPPAARRLVGALRSRFDLPVHVHTHDTPGGQLASYMAAWQAGADAVDGAAAPMAGTTSQPALSSIVAAAAHTEYDTGLSLSAVCALEPYWEALRKAYAPFESGLPGPTGRVYHHEIPGGQLSNLRQQAIALGLGDRFEEVEEAYAGADRVLGRLVKVTPTSKVVGDLALALVGAGVSADEFASEPARFDIPDSVMGFLRGELGDPPGGWPEPLRTTALAGRTPAKPIRQLASDDEAALTLAGAKRQATLNRLLFPGPTKEFEEHRETYGDTSQLSANQFFYGLRQDEEHRVELERGVELLIGLEAISEPDERGMRTVMCIINGQLRPVLVRDRSIASSVPAAEKADRANPGHIAAPFAGVVTVGVSVGDQVSVGQTIASIEAMKMEAPITAPKDAVVARVAVSSTAAVEGGDLLVVLS; encoded by the coding sequence GTGATCTCTAAGGTGCTCGTGGCCAATCGCGGGGAGATCGCGATCCGCGCGTTCCGCGCCGCCTACGAACTGGGTGTCGGCACGGTGGCGGTGTATCCGTACGAGGATCGCAATTCGCAGCATCGACTGAAGGCCGACGAGTCTTACCAGATCGGCGACATCGGTCATCCGGTGCGGGCCTACCTGTCCGTCGACGAAATCGTCGACACGGCTCGCCGCGCTGGCGCCGACGCCGTCTACCCCGGCTACGGGTTTTTGTCGGAGAACCCGCAGTTGGCTGCGGCATGTGCGGCCGCGGGCATCACGTTCGTCGGCCCCACCGCCGAAGTGCTTAAGCTGACCGGAAATAAGTCTCGGGCGATCGCTGCGGCCCGCGACGCCGGCCTGCCCGTGCTCATGTCGTCGGCACCGTCGGCCTCGGTCGATGAGCTGGTGTCGGCCCTGAAGTCAGGCGAGACCGGCATCCGGTTTCCGTTGTTCGTCAAAGCGGTTGCCGGCGGCGGCGGTCGAGGTATGCGCCGCGTCAACAATGCCAGCGCGCTCCCCGAAGCGATCGAAGCCGCCAGCCGGGAAGCCGAATCCGCGTTCGGGGATCCGACGGTCTATCTCGAACAGGCGATGCTGCAACCACGCCACATCGAGGTGCAGATCCTTGCCGACACCGTCGGCAACGTGGTCCACCTCTACGAGCGCGACTGCAGTGTGCAGCGTCGCCATCAAAAGGTCATCGAGCTGGCGCCCGCGCCGGGCCTGCCCGCCGAATTGCGGAAGAAAATGTGCGCCGACGCGGTCGCATTTGCCCGGCATATCGGGTACAGCTGTGCCGGCACGGTGGAGTTTTTGCTAGGCGAGAGTGGCCAGTACGTGTTCATCGAGATGAATCCGCGGATTCAGGTGGAGCACACCGTCACTGAGGAGATCACCGACGTCGACCTGGTCTCCAGTCAGCTGCGGATCGCCGCTGGAGCGTCGCTCGACGAGCTTGGTCTACGCCAGCCCGACATTCGGCCGCACGGGGCGGCGTTGCAGTGCCGGATCACTACCGAGGACCCGGCTAACGGCTTTAGGCCCGACACCGGCCGGATCAGCGCGTACCGGAGCCCCGGTGGGGCGGGCATCCGGTTGGACGGCAGCACCAACCTCGGCGCCGAGATCAGCGCACACTTCGATTCCATGCTGGTCAAGCTGACCTGCCGGGGCCGTGACTTTCCGACGGCGGTGGGCAGGGCGCGCCGGGCGATCGCGGAGTTCCGGATTCGCGGAGTATCAACGAATATTCCTTTCTTACAAGCGGTCCTAGATGACCCGGACTTTCGCGCCGGCCGTCTCACCACGTCGTTCATCGACGAGCGGCCGCAGCTGCTGACCGCGCGTGCCTCGGCCGATCGCGGTACCAAGATCCTCAACTATCTAGCCGATGTCACCGTCAACCAGCCGCACGGCTCGCGGCCGTCAACGGTGTACCCGCACGACAAGCTGCCCGACATCGATCTACACGCCGCGCCACCGGACGGATCCAAGCAGCGATTGGTTGAGTTGGGGCCCCAGCGTTTTGCGCGCTGGCTACGGGAATCGGCGGCGGTCGGGGTTACCGATACAACGTTCCGCGACGCCCACCAATCGCTACTGGCCACCCGAGTGCGCACCAGCGGGTTGGCCAGGGTGGCACCGTATCTCGCCCGGACCATGCCGCAGCTGCTGTCGGTGGAGTGTTGGGGCGGTGCGACGTACGACGTGGCACTGCGTTTCCTCAAGGAGGATCCCTGGGAGCGGCTGGCTACGCTGCGTGCTGCGCTGCCCAACATCTGCCTGCAGATGCTGCTGCGAGGTCGCAACACGGTCGGCTACACACCGTACCCGGAGGTGGTTACCTCGGCGTTCGTGGCGGAGGCAACGGCCACCGGCGTTGACATCTTCCGAATCTTTGACGCGCTCAACAACGTTGAGTCGATGCGCCCGGCGATTGACGCGGTGCATGAAACAGGTTGTGCAGTAGCAGAAGTCGCGATGTGCTATACCGGCGATCTGGCCGACCCGGGGGAGCGGCTCTACACCCTGGACTACTACTTGAACCTGGCTGAGCAGATCGTGGACGCTGGTGCACACGTGCTGGCCATCAAGGATATGGCCGGACTGTTACGGCCACCGGCCGCGCGGCGGTTGGTCGGTGCGTTGCGCAGTCGTTTCGACCTGCCCGTGCACGTACACACCCACGACACACCTGGCGGGCAGCTGGCCAGCTATATGGCGGCGTGGCAGGCCGGGGCTGACGCCGTCGACGGCGCCGCCGCGCCGATGGCAGGAACCACCAGCCAGCCCGCGCTGAGCTCGATCGTGGCCGCTGCAGCGCACACCGAGTACGACACCGGTCTGTCGCTGTCCGCGGTGTGCGCATTGGAGCCGTACTGGGAAGCGCTACGAAAAGCGTACGCCCCCTTTGAATCTGGTCTACCTGGCCCGACGGGACGGGTCTATCACCATGAGATTCCGGGTGGCCAGTTATCCAATCTGCGTCAGCAGGCGATTGCGCTGGGGCTGGGGGATCGATTCGAGGAGGTCGAGGAGGCCTATGCGGGCGCCGACCGGGTGTTGGGCAGGTTGGTCAAGGTCACGCCGACATCGAAGGTGGTCGGCGACCTGGCGCTGGCGTTGGTCGGTGCTGGGGTAAGTGCGGACGAATTCGCCTCGGAGCCAGCGCGATTCGATATCCCAGATTCGGTGATGGGCTTCCTGCGGGGCGAGCTTGGTGATCCGCCCGGCGGCTGGCCCGAACCGCTGCGCACCACGGCGCTGGCCGGCCGTACTCCGGCCAAGCCCATTCGGCAGCTAGCCAGCGACGACGAGGCCGCTTTAACACTAGCCGGTGCCAAGCGTCAAGCCACCCTAAACCGGCTGTTATTTCCAGGTCCAACAAAGGAATTCGAGGAGCACCGAGAAACCTACGGCGACACTTCGCAATTGTCGGCCAACCAGTTCTTCTACGGCCTTCGCCAGGATGAAGAGCACCGGGTGGAACTGGAGCGCGGAGTTGAGCTGTTGATCGGGCTGGAGGCCATCTCCGAGCCCGACGAGCGTGGCATGCGAACGGTGATGTGCATCATCAACGGCCAGCTGCGGCCGGTCCTGGTGCGTGATCGCAGCATCGCCAGCTCGGTTCCGGCCGCCGAGAAGGCCGACCGCGCTAATCCCGGACACATTGCGGCACCGTTCGCCGGAGTCGTCACCGTCGGGGTGTCCGTCGGCGACCAAGTTAGCGTCGGGCAGACCATCGCCAGCATCGAGGCGATGAAAATGGAAGCCCCGATCACCGCCCCGAAAGACGCTGTCGTAGCGCGGGTAGCGGTGTCCAGCACCGCTGCGGTGGAAGGCGGAGACCTGCTGGTGGTGCTGAGCTGA